In a single window of the Micromonospora inositola genome:
- a CDS encoding SDR family oxidoreductase produces the protein MTSPILVTGGTGTLGRLVVPRLRDAGRDVRVLSRGRHQPGSGVEHVTGDLLTGAGVESAVAGAETVVHLAGGPKGDDEATRNLVRAASRAGVRHLVYISVIGADRVPLSWLRSKLDAERAIADSGLPWTTLRAAQFHDLAFTVVEKMAKLPVIPVPGGLRFQPVDVRDVAARLVDLTLDKPAGPVPDLAGPRVYGLAELARGYLRASGKRRPMLPVRMPGKAGRAYRAGANLTLDGADVGARTWEDFLAERLSPAR, from the coding sequence ATGACGTCACCCATCCTGGTCACCGGTGGCACCGGCACCCTCGGCCGCCTCGTCGTACCGCGCCTGCGGGACGCCGGCCGCGACGTGCGGGTGCTCAGCCGGGGGCGCCACCAGCCCGGGAGCGGCGTCGAGCACGTCACCGGCGACCTGCTCACCGGCGCGGGGGTCGAGTCGGCGGTGGCCGGTGCCGAGACCGTCGTGCACCTCGCGGGCGGCCCCAAGGGCGATGACGAGGCGACCCGGAACCTGGTTCGGGCCGCGTCGCGGGCCGGGGTGCGACACCTGGTGTACATCTCCGTCATCGGCGCGGACCGGGTGCCGCTGAGCTGGCTCCGGTCCAAGCTGGACGCCGAGCGGGCGATCGCCGACTCCGGCCTGCCCTGGACGACGCTGCGGGCCGCCCAGTTCCACGACCTTGCCTTCACCGTGGTGGAGAAGATGGCGAAGCTGCCGGTGATACCGGTCCCGGGCGGGCTCCGGTTCCAGCCGGTTGACGTGCGGGACGTGGCCGCCCGGCTCGTGGACCTGACCCTCGACAAGCCCGCCGGCCCGGTGCCCGATCTGGCCGGGCCCCGGGTGTACGGGCTGGCCGAGTTGGCCCGCGGCTACCTGCGGGCAAGCGGCAAGCGCCGCCCGATGCTGCCGGTACGGATGCCGGGGAAGGCCGGCCGGGCGTACCGGGCCGGCGCGAACCTGACGCTCGACGGCGCTGACGTGGGCGCGCGGACCTGGGAGGACTTCCTGGCCGAACGGCTGAGCCCGGCCCGCTGA
- a CDS encoding zinc metalloprotease, translated as MGTAASVTASAGVAACEPGAEGHSAARVSVGATAQEPELYSKNEANAYGVIKDSPRLTNGSVTVPTIFHMVSDHPLGAAETNRWNTLIAAQMTVLNDSFAGRTAANASDTPFRFSLVDTTWTVNSDWYTVVPGKNERDMKQALYTGDSRTLNVYAANIGGGLLGWAYFPKGYNNGRDYIDGVVMLDESMPGGTAGKYALGDTLTHEVGHWLMLEHTFAHGCSASGDYVADTPREAAPQFNCPVGADTCTAPGLDPIHNFMDYTQDSCMDMFTAGQADRMSDAWVAFRAGGVK; from the coding sequence GTGGGCACGGCAGCGTCCGTCACCGCCTCCGCGGGTGTTGCGGCGTGCGAGCCGGGTGCCGAGGGGCACAGCGCGGCGCGGGTGAGCGTGGGCGCCACCGCACAGGAGCCGGAGCTGTATTCCAAGAATGAGGCGAACGCCTACGGCGTGATCAAGGATTCGCCGCGGCTGACCAACGGCAGCGTCACCGTGCCCACGATCTTCCACATGGTCTCCGACCACCCCCTCGGCGCGGCCGAGACGAACAGGTGGAACACCCTGATCGCGGCGCAGATGACCGTGCTCAACGATTCGTTCGCGGGCCGCACGGCGGCGAACGCCTCCGACACGCCGTTCCGGTTCTCGCTCGTCGACACGACGTGGACGGTGAACAGCGACTGGTACACGGTCGTGCCGGGCAAGAACGAGCGGGACATGAAGCAGGCGTTGTACACCGGCGACTCCCGCACCCTGAACGTGTACGCGGCCAACATCGGTGGCGGGCTCCTCGGCTGGGCGTACTTCCCGAAGGGTTACAACAACGGCCGGGACTACATCGACGGCGTGGTGATGCTCGATGAGTCGATGCCGGGCGGAACGGCGGGCAAGTACGCCCTGGGTGACACGCTGACGCACGAAGTCGGGCACTGGCTGATGCTGGAGCACACCTTCGCGCACGGGTGCTCCGCTTCCGGCGACTACGTCGCGGACACTCCGCGGGAGGCGGCGCCGCAGTTCAACTGCCCGGTGGGCGCGGACACCTGCACCGCACCCGGGCTGGACCCGATCCACAACTTCATGGACTACACGCAGGACTCCTGCATGGACATGTTCACCGCAGGACAGGCGGACCGAATGAGCGACGCCTGGGTGGCGTTCCGGGCCGGTGGCGTCAAGTAA
- a CDS encoding mechanosensitive ion channel family protein, whose amino-acid sequence MLPPTLGGAERHGTKPFLMAEGRNPGWVGKRQALRGRGGEGGAARNASYVAVPAPLLAPAALVRTALVVAAAVAAGWLVGWLIGVAIKKAAREPYRSLLMPTYRACRRLTIFILVLAALYFTLQYTDLPNDWLPHGRNALRLVLVLALAWLVAKALRVTEAGTLLHLPMHSKDPSIRRTRNEIRLLRKLAGAVVTVLAIGWALTTFDTLRAFGISLLTSAAVLGVIVGLAARTTLGNVLAGLQVVVAHAMQEDDVVVVNDEWGRIEEVNLTHVVMRMWDERRLTLPTTYFTERPFQNLTRHDARVISEVTLHLDFTAELNELRSEAQRLLEANPLWERDNKWQLQMVDVTPQTIAVKLRAWAADSPSAWNLACEVREALTTYVRDQHPQWLPRTRGEYHP is encoded by the coding sequence ATGCTGCCGCCCACCCTCGGCGGCGCGGAGCGGCACGGTACGAAACCCTTCCTCATGGCCGAGGGCCGGAACCCTGGGTGGGTAGGAAAACGTCAGGCGCTGCGGGGCCGTGGGGGCGAAGGCGGTGCGGCGCGGAACGCGTCGTACGTTGCGGTGCCGGCTCCTCTGCTGGCCCCGGCCGCGTTGGTGCGCACGGCGCTGGTCGTCGCGGCTGCCGTCGCCGCTGGTTGGCTCGTGGGCTGGCTCATTGGCGTAGCCATCAAGAAGGCGGCGAGGGAGCCCTACCGGTCGTTGTTGATGCCGACCTATCGCGCCTGCCGCCGCCTGACGATTTTCATCCTGGTACTCGCTGCGCTGTACTTCACACTGCAATACACCGACCTGCCCAATGATTGGTTGCCCCACGGCCGTAACGCGCTGCGCCTGGTGTTGGTCCTTGCACTCGCTTGGTTGGTGGCCAAGGCGCTGCGCGTCACCGAGGCAGGCACCCTGCTACATCTCCCTATGCACAGCAAGGATCCGTCCATCCGGCGGACCCGCAACGAGATCCGGCTGCTCCGCAAGCTGGCCGGGGCTGTCGTCACAGTGCTGGCGATCGGCTGGGCCCTGACAACCTTCGACACCCTGCGGGCATTCGGCATATCCCTGCTGACATCCGCCGCAGTCCTCGGCGTCATCGTCGGCCTCGCCGCCCGGACCACGCTCGGCAACGTCCTCGCCGGACTCCAGGTGGTTGTCGCCCACGCCATGCAGGAAGACGACGTCGTCGTGGTGAACGACGAGTGGGGCCGCATCGAGGAGGTGAACCTCACCCACGTCGTCATGCGGATGTGGGACGAACGGCGGCTGACCCTGCCCACCACCTACTTCACCGAACGCCCTTTTCAAAACTTGACCCGACACGACGCGCGAGTGATCAGCGAAGTCACCCTGCACTTGGACTTCACCGCCGAGTTGAACGAGCTGCGCAGCGAGGCGCAACGCCTCCTGGAGGCGAACCCGCTGTGGGAACGCGACAACAAATGGCAACTACAGATGGTCGACGTGACACCGCAAACAATCGCCGTCAAGCTACGCGCCTGGGCCGCAGACTCACCCAGCGCCTGGAACCTCGCCTGCGAAGTGCGGGAGGCCCTCACCACGTACGTCCGGGACCAACACCCGCAATGGCTCCCACGGACCCGGGGCGAGTATCACCCGTAA
- a CDS encoding carboxymuconolactone decarboxylase family protein → MNHAAAFLADPPQSPAVTAVYQADVASDGYVNNLTRAWCWRPDVLASFQAVRADLLADSGLSPREVAVMVAATAAARRDAYCALAWGSRLAELSDEATAARVLQGVDGGLSDREAALAGWSRQVVQDPNATTQADVDRLRDAGLNDQEIFEATTWIAFRLAFSTVNDALGARPDPQLAEKAPRLVREAVTYGRAV, encoded by the coding sequence ATGAATCACGCTGCTGCGTTCCTTGCCGATCCGCCGCAAAGCCCTGCGGTCACTGCCGTCTACCAGGCCGATGTCGCCTCCGACGGCTACGTCAACAACCTCACCCGCGCCTGGTGCTGGCGTCCGGATGTGCTGGCGTCCTTCCAAGCCGTGCGTGCTGATCTCCTGGCCGATTCGGGCCTGTCGCCCCGGGAAGTGGCCGTGATGGTCGCCGCCACCGCCGCTGCCCGCCGCGACGCCTACTGCGCGCTGGCTTGGGGATCCAGGCTGGCCGAACTCAGCGACGAGGCGACCGCCGCAAGGGTGCTGCAAGGCGTTGACGGTGGCCTCTCCGATCGGGAGGCTGCACTGGCCGGCTGGTCTCGTCAGGTCGTCCAGGATCCGAATGCCACGACCCAGGCGGACGTGGACCGCTTACGCGACGCGGGCCTCAATGACCAGGAAATCTTCGAGGCGACGACGTGGATCGCGTTCCGGCTGGCGTTCTCGACTGTCAACGACGCGCTGGGAGCGCGGCCGGATCCGCAGCTTGCCGAGAAAGCGCCTCGGCTCGTCCGCGAAGCCGTCACCTACGGCCGGGCAGTGTAG
- a CDS encoding DUF1707 SHOCT-like domain-containing protein produces MTEELVPRPEMRVSDAERERVVEQLNQAVGEGRLTLAEFEDRIGGVLAARTHGDLAPFTADLPATGAPQVLELRSRASSLKRAGRWVVPRRVVVKARSSSVRLDLTEAVIVSPTVEVLLDVRSSSVTVVLPHGASASVDEVEMSSSSARAGVPDSGGLHVVMRGHLQTSSLTVRHQRRFLRWRW; encoded by the coding sequence GTGACCGAAGAGCTGGTGCCACGGCCCGAGATGCGGGTGTCCGACGCCGAACGGGAGCGGGTGGTCGAGCAGCTGAACCAGGCGGTCGGCGAGGGGCGGCTCACGCTCGCCGAGTTCGAGGACCGGATCGGGGGCGTGCTGGCCGCGCGTACCCACGGCGACCTGGCGCCGTTCACCGCGGACCTGCCGGCGACCGGCGCACCGCAGGTGCTGGAGTTGCGCTCCCGCGCGTCGTCGCTGAAGCGGGCCGGACGGTGGGTCGTGCCCCGTCGGGTGGTCGTCAAGGCCCGGTCGTCGAGCGTACGACTGGACCTCACCGAGGCGGTGATCGTGTCGCCGACGGTGGAGGTGTTGCTCGACGTCCGGTCCAGCTCGGTGACGGTGGTGCTGCCGCACGGTGCGTCCGCCTCGGTGGATGAGGTGGAGATGTCGTCCAGCTCGGCCAGGGCGGGCGTGCCGGACTCGGGCGGTCTGCACGTGGTGATGCGCGGTCACCTGCAGACCTCGAGCCTCACGGTGCGACATCAGCGCCGGTTCCTGCGCTGGCGGTGGTGA
- the sigJ gene encoding RNA polymerase sigma factor SigJ, translating to MDEREFLTERFEEQRSRLRAVAYRMLGSVSEADDAVQDAWLRVSRADTRDVENLGGWLTTVVARVCLNMLRARAHRREEPLDVRVPDPVISPESGADPEREAVLADSVGLALLVVLETLTPAERLAFVLHDMFAVPFEEIAPMIERTPTAARQLASRARRRVRGQAPEPDPDASRQREVVSAFFAAAHDGDFDALVAVLHPDVVLRADGGLTRARQTVVLTGAHTVAGQALTFGRLSPFARPALVNGAAGVVVVVQGRPVSVMGFTVAAGKIVAIDVLSDPERLGRLDLSVLDG from the coding sequence GTGGATGAGCGCGAATTTCTGACCGAGCGGTTCGAGGAGCAGCGGAGCCGGCTGCGGGCGGTGGCGTACCGGATGCTCGGTTCGGTGAGCGAGGCGGACGACGCCGTCCAGGACGCCTGGCTGCGGGTCAGCCGCGCCGACACCCGTGACGTGGAGAACCTCGGCGGGTGGCTGACCACGGTGGTGGCCCGGGTCTGCCTGAACATGCTGCGGGCGCGGGCGCACCGGCGGGAGGAGCCGCTCGACGTGCGGGTGCCCGATCCGGTCATCAGCCCGGAGTCCGGCGCCGACCCCGAGCGGGAGGCGGTGCTCGCCGACTCGGTCGGGCTGGCGCTGCTGGTGGTGCTGGAGACGCTGACGCCGGCCGAACGGCTCGCGTTCGTGCTGCATGACATGTTCGCCGTGCCGTTCGAGGAGATCGCCCCGATGATCGAGCGGACCCCCACCGCGGCCCGGCAGTTGGCGAGCCGGGCCCGCCGCCGGGTACGTGGGCAGGCCCCCGAGCCCGACCCCGACGCCAGCCGTCAGCGGGAGGTCGTCAGCGCGTTCTTCGCCGCCGCCCACGACGGCGACTTCGACGCGCTCGTCGCGGTGCTCCACCCCGACGTGGTGCTGCGGGCCGACGGCGGGCTCACGCGGGCCCGCCAGACGGTCGTGCTCACCGGCGCGCACACGGTGGCCGGACAGGCGCTCACCTTCGGGCGGCTCTCCCCGTTCGCGCGCCCGGCGCTGGTCAACGGCGCCGCCGGGGTCGTGGTCGTCGTACAGGGGCGGCCGGTCTCGGTCATGGGCTTCACCGTCGCCGCCGGGAAGATCGTCGCCATCGACGTGCTCTCCGACCCCGAGCGGCTGGGGAGGCTCGACCTGTCGGTCCTCGACGGCTGA